A window from Streptomyces sp. NBC_00335 encodes these proteins:
- a CDS encoding PRC-barrel domain-containing protein, with translation MTEHVWSYQPTSGHLAGTDLTGYKVEATDGSIGKVDKHSDEVGDAYLVVDTGIWIFGKEVLLPASTVVRVDPEDKKLFVDRTKEQIKNAPEFHRDKHLGDAGYREELGTYYGTGGPFGGRPA, from the coding sequence GTGACTGAACATGTGTGGAGCTACCAGCCGACCTCGGGCCACCTGGCCGGCACCGATCTGACCGGATACAAGGTCGAGGCGACCGACGGCAGCATCGGCAAGGTCGACAAGCACTCCGACGAGGTCGGTGACGCCTACCTGGTGGTCGACACCGGTATCTGGATCTTCGGCAAGGAGGTCCTGCTGCCGGCGAGCACCGTGGTCCGGGTCGACCCGGAGGACAAGAAGCTCTTCGTCGACCGCACCAAGGAACAGATCAAGAACGCACCGGAGTTCCACCGGGACAAGCACCTCGGCGACGCCGGTTACCGGGAGGAGCTGGGCACGTACTACGGCACCGGCGGCCCCTTCGGCGGCCGCCCCGCCTGA
- a CDS encoding DUF2231 domain-containing protein, whose product MNSQTLDTSPTAGQTAALDTASACWLKSLDRLERATAADPAIRVLQRGIRSLPLGGMRDLLRGRPLGHPLHPVLVQVPIGCWLSASVLDFVPGAQRATTTLTAVGLAGVAPAAVAGWADWADLPPEQARVGLAHAASNAAAVACYTASLTARLRGRSAKGRLWAMGGMAAVAVSGALGGHVAYRQAVGAHAAT is encoded by the coding sequence ATGAACTCACAGACCCTCGACACCTCGCCCACGGCTGGGCAGACCGCGGCCCTCGACACCGCCTCGGCTTGCTGGCTGAAGTCCCTCGACCGGCTCGAACGGGCGACGGCGGCCGATCCGGCCATCAGGGTGCTGCAGCGGGGCATCCGTTCGCTCCCGCTGGGTGGTATGCGCGATCTGTTGCGTGGCAGGCCGCTGGGCCACCCCTTGCACCCCGTGCTGGTGCAGGTGCCCATCGGCTGCTGGCTGTCGGCTTCGGTACTGGACTTCGTGCCCGGGGCACAGCGCGCGACGACCACCCTGACCGCCGTCGGACTGGCGGGCGTCGCCCCGGCAGCGGTCGCCGGCTGGGCGGACTGGGCGGATCTACCGCCGGAGCAGGCCCGGGTCGGTCTGGCCCACGCGGCCTCCAACGCGGCTGCGGTGGCCTGCTACACCGCGTCCCTGACGGCGCGGCTCCGCGGCCGCTCGGCAAAGGGCCGGCTGTGGGCTATGGGTGGGATGGCTGCCGTGGCCGTCAGCGGTGCGCTGGGTGGGCACGTGGCGTACCGACAGGCCGTCGGAGCGCACGCCGCGACGTGA
- a CDS encoding hydrophobic protein, protein MVPLLLVLLLILILFGAGFAVKILWWVAIAVLVLWLIGFVARPKSGSGRWYRW, encoded by the coding sequence ATGGTTCCCCTGCTTCTCGTTCTTCTGCTGATCCTGATCCTCTTCGGCGCGGGTTTCGCGGTGAAGATTCTCTGGTGGGTGGCTATCGCGGTCCTGGTCCTGTGGCTGATCGGTTTCGTCGCCCGCCCCAAGAGCGGTAGCGGCCGCTGGTATCGCTGGTAG